One window of Myxosarcina sp. GI1 genomic DNA carries:
- a CDS encoding restriction endonuclease subunit S, with translation MKDVNVSEGSKSTDVGIIPEDWKVKNLKYICSEPMQNGVFYKPSKKGSGIKLINVGDLYKNIPIDVNSLELFEANLDEQKRYQVLDGDLFFTRSSVVPSGIAQCNIYKQHRNEVVVFDSHVIRVRPDKNKINSSFLHRYFTSRIARNYLVAHAKTATMTTIDQGVLEKCPVLIPPLPEQKAIARVLSDVDDLIRECDSLLAKKRDIKQGTMQQLLTGKKRLPGFSGEWEEKKLVDISTDIGDGIHSTPKYINSSEFHFINGNNLINGFIQITENTKCVSQDEYYKYKKDLSNNTILISINGTIGNIALFANEKVILGKSAAYININKSVFKKYIFYFLQTHAVKSFFEDELTGTTIRNLSLQSIRNTSIQIPPTLPEQKAIAEILSDMDAEIEAIEQKRDKYKAIKQGMMQELLTGKTRLIEN, from the coding sequence GTGAAAGATGTTAATGTTTCCGAAGGTTCTAAGAGTACAGATGTTGGTATTATTCCTGAAGATTGGAAAGTAAAAAATCTTAAATATATTTGCAGTGAACCCATGCAAAATGGTGTATTTTACAAACCTTCAAAGAAAGGCTCTGGAATAAAACTTATTAATGTAGGGGATTTATATAAAAATATTCCTATTGATGTAAATTCGCTTGAATTATTTGAAGCTAATTTGGATGAACAAAAAAGGTATCAAGTTTTAGATGGAGATTTATTTTTTACACGCTCTTCTGTAGTACCAAGTGGAATTGCACAGTGTAATATTTATAAGCAACATCGAAACGAAGTAGTTGTGTTTGACAGTCATGTAATTAGAGTAAGACCAGATAAAAATAAAATTAATTCTTCTTTCTTACATAGATACTTTACTTCAAGAATAGCTCGAAATTATTTGGTTGCTCATGCAAAAACAGCAACCATGACTACAATCGATCAGGGAGTATTGGAAAAATGCCCTGTACTAATTCCACCGTTACCAGAACAAAAAGCGATCGCCCGTGTTTTAAGTGATGTTGATGATTTAATTAGAGAATGCGACTCTCTACTGGCTAAAAAGCGCGACATCAAGCAGGGAACTATGCAGCAACTCCTTACTGGTAAGAAGCGTTTACCTGGTTTTAGTGGTGAGTGGGAAGAGAAAAAATTGGTAGATATTTCAACAGATATTGGTGATGGTATTCATTCAACGCCAAAATATATTAACTCGTCTGAATTTCATTTCATAAACGGTAATAATTTAATTAATGGTTTTATTCAAATTACTGAAAATACCAAATGCGTAAGCCAAGATGAGTATTACAAATATAAAAAAGATTTATCTAACAATACAATACTTATTTCAATTAATGGAACAATAGGTAATATTGCATTATTTGCTAATGAAAAAGTTATTTTAGGCAAAAGTGCAGCATACATTAATATTAATAAATCTGTGTTTAAAAAATATATATTTTATTTTTTGCAAACTCACGCAGTTAAATCATTTTTTGAAGATGAATTAACAGGAACTACAATCAGAAACCTCTCACTTCAGTCAATTAGAAATACTTCAATTCAAATTCCGCCAACACTACCCGAACAGAAAGCGATCGCCGAAATCTTAAGCGATATGGATGCTGAGATCGAAGCCATAGAACAAAAGCGGGACAAGTACAAAGCCATCAAGCAGGGAATGATGCAGGAGTTGTTAACGGGCAAAACGCGATTAATTGAGAATTGA
- a CDS encoding four helix bundle protein has product MRENAIKDKSFAFALRIVKLYQYLTKEKKEYVLSKQLLRSGTAIGALVREAQQAESKADFIHKLAIALKEANETDYWLELLHQSGYIDLKGFQSISTDAEELLKLLTSIIKTTKNKT; this is encoded by the coding sequence ATGAGGGAAAATGCGATTAAAGACAAGTCTTTTGCTTTTGCCTTGAGGATAGTAAAGCTCTACCAATATCTAACAAAAGAAAAAAAAGAGTATGTTTTGAGTAAGCAATTATTGCGAAGCGGTACGGCTATTGGCGCATTAGTTCGCGAAGCACAACAAGCAGAAAGTAAAGCCGACTTTATTCATAAATTAGCGATCGCTCTTAAAGAAGCTAACGAAACCGACTACTGGCTAGAATTATTACACCAATCTGGTTACATAGACTTAAAAGGTTTCCAATCAATATCAACAGATGCAGAAGAACTCCTAAAACTCCTCACCTCCATTATCAAAACCACCAAAAACAAAACCTAA